A part of Clostridium novyi genomic DNA contains:
- the mprF gene encoding bifunctional lysylphosphatidylglycerol flippase/synthetase MprF produces the protein MFTIFFKIKSFVIENKDNILKVLISITALIIIYLEGRKALGNFNVGIILFHLHRVLRKSSWMFFLGGIISIITTTFYDYVVIKYLKYDVPLKKIFKISWISNTFNNFIGFAGLTGSSLRTVFYEKENISSEETIHINTIINPVTLVGLSILTWLGIFNVINIKSILNVHKVLWIAIIGLQIYLIIYFLLFKVPWLKREFLSEDLTLKEPKILRIGLVFVSIIEWTMAGTFLWFISTMFTGNITYFEALGVFAVAGAAGIISLLPGGIGAFDLVCARGLQLMGTTSNKAIAILIVYRIFYYAVPWFLGVVLSLKDMREILPTTAIPKTLSSWQKIWVKNYKEISDFGVIALSILVFFCGGILLISAAIPSVSYRVKIISKITSFTFMRFSHRLSIMIGIMLVVLSKGIREHLKRAYSLTIILLLAGSLFTFAKGLDYEEAIFLLIVAGLLWFSRKGYYRESAPIKSGTVILMILVSAISIGLYAIIGNSISFAFTGFKKVPKVFSIVITAKQFTINAIYAFIVAWIVLIIYFILKPKRPFDQKISNEELENLREFLKKYEGNYLTHLLFLKDKNFYWAQDGKVLIAYSNVRDKLVVLGDPIGDEDYFQKAIQEFQIFADKYALYPVFYQVSEKYLTMYHENGYYFFKLGEEAVVSLENFNLEGKKRKDLRLIRNRFEKENFTFEMVKPPFSDVFIKELKEISDIWLNKRKEKGFSLGSFNEDYINSAEVAILKNPEGKIIAFSTMMPKYDNGKTISIDLMRFLKEAPNGTMDGLFLNIILWAKENGYEYFNLGMAPLSNVGIAPFAHKQEKLAKLVYKFGNYWYSFSGLRRYKEKFTPKWEPRFLAYPQFMSLPTLLIDLAFLVSKGKKE, from the coding sequence GTGTTTACTATATTTTTTAAGATTAAGTCCTTTGTTATTGAAAATAAGGATAATATACTAAAAGTGCTTATATCTATTACTGCTCTTATAATAATTTATTTAGAAGGTAGAAAAGCTTTAGGAAATTTTAATGTAGGTATTATTCTATTTCATTTACATAGGGTATTAAGAAAAAGTAGCTGGATGTTCTTTTTGGGTGGAATTATATCAATAATAACAACAACTTTTTATGATTATGTTGTTATAAAATATTTAAAATATGATGTGCCTTTAAAAAAGATTTTTAAAATTTCTTGGATATCTAATACATTCAATAATTTTATAGGATTTGCAGGACTTACAGGTTCTAGCCTTAGAACAGTATTTTATGAAAAAGAGAATATATCATCAGAAGAAACAATTCATATAAATACCATAATAAATCCAGTAACACTTGTAGGACTTTCAATATTAACATGGTTAGGAATTTTTAATGTAATTAATATAAAATCTATATTAAATGTACACAAGGTACTTTGGATTGCTATTATAGGTTTGCAAATATATTTAATTATATATTTTTTATTATTTAAAGTACCATGGTTAAAAAGAGAATTTTTATCTGAAGATTTAACTTTAAAAGAGCCAAAAATTTTAAGAATTGGTCTTGTCTTTGTTTCTATAATAGAATGGACAATGGCTGGAACCTTCTTATGGTTTATTAGTACTATGTTTACAGGTAATATTACTTATTTTGAAGCTTTAGGAGTGTTTGCTGTAGCTGGAGCAGCTGGAATTATAAGCTTATTACCAGGTGGCATAGGAGCATTTGATTTAGTGTGTGCAAGGGGACTTCAGTTAATGGGAACTACATCAAATAAAGCTATAGCAATACTTATTGTATATAGGATATTTTATTATGCAGTTCCATGGTTTTTAGGGGTAGTTCTATCCTTAAAAGATATGAGAGAAATTTTACCTACAACAGCCATTCCTAAAACACTTTCAAGTTGGCAGAAGATCTGGGTTAAAAATTATAAAGAAATAAGTGATTTTGGAGTTATAGCATTATCTATATTAGTATTTTTTTGTGGAGGTATTTTACTTATATCAGCAGCAATACCTAGTGTTTCATATAGGGTTAAAATAATATCAAAAATAACATCATTTACCTTTATGAGATTTTCTCATAGATTATCAATAATGATTGGAATTATGCTTGTTGTACTATCAAAAGGTATACGAGAACATTTAAAAAGAGCATATTCTTTAACTATAATATTGTTATTAGCAGGGTCGTTATTTACTTTTGCTAAAGGACTTGACTATGAAGAAGCCATATTTTTACTAATAGTTGCAGGATTACTGTGGTTCTCTCGAAAAGGATACTATCGTGAAAGTGCACCAATAAAGAGTGGAACTGTAATTTTGATGATTTTAGTAAGTGCTATAAGTATAGGTTTATATGCAATTATCGGTAATAGTATTAGTTTTGCATTTACTGGATTTAAAAAAGTCCCTAAAGTTTTTTCAATAGTTATAACTGCAAAGCAGTTTACTATAAATGCAATATATGCATTTATAGTGGCATGGATAGTCCTTATAATTTATTTTATTTTAAAACCTAAAAGACCATTTGATCAAAAGATTTCAAATGAGGAATTAGAAAATTTAAGAGAGTTTTTAAAGAAATATGAAGGAAACTATTTAACTCATTTACTATTTTTAAAAGATAAAAATTTCTATTGGGCTCAAGATGGAAAAGTACTTATTGCTTATTCTAATGTAAGAGATAAGTTAGTAGTTTTAGGAGATCCAATTGGAGATGAAGATTATTTTCAAAAAGCTATTCAAGAATTTCAAATATTTGCAGATAAATATGCTCTTTATCCAGTATTTTATCAGGTATCAGAAAAATATCTTACTATGTATCACGAAAATGGATATTACTTTTTTAAGTTAGGTGAAGAGGCAGTAGTAAGTTTAGAGAATTTTAATCTAGAGGGAAAGAAAAGAAAAGATTTAAGGTTAATTCGTAATAGATTTGAAAAAGAAAATTTTACATTTGAAATGGTTAAACCACCTTTTTCAGACGTTTTCATTAAAGAGTTAAAAGAAATATCTGATATATGGCTTAATAAAAGGAAAGAAAAGGGATTTTCTTTAGGTTCATTTAATGAGGATTATATTAATAGTGCTGAAGTAGCAATATTAAAAAATCCAGAAGGTAAGATTATAGCTTTTTCAACTATGATGCCTAAGTATGATAATGGAAAGACCATATCTATAGATTTAATGAGATTTTTAAAAGAAGCTCCTAATGGAACAATGGACGGTTTATTTTTAAATATAATTCTTTGGGCTAAAGAAAATGGATATGAATATTTTAATCTTGGTATGGCACCATTATCAAATGTAGGTATTGCTCCATTTGCTCATAAACAAGAAAAACTTGCTAAGTTAGTTTATAAATTTGGGAATTATTGGTATAGTTTTTCTGGACTTAGAAGATATAAAGAAAAGTTTACACCTAAATGGGAGCCTAGATTTTTGGCATATCCTCAATTTATGTCCTTACCTACTTTGCTAATAGATTTAGCCTTTTTAGTATCTAAGGGTAAGAAAGAATAA
- a CDS encoding HD domain-containing protein, which translates to MKNIFTKDLNKEENIKTNFMIMKILSRDYGKVTAYIGDKTGDIKAIIEDENNELNVGNVIYVEGKIDGILEVEKFKVETEYNIEDYLPTVKRPVEDILKEIDNISNEEFKSHEVIALNNYFFGNNEFVDKFKKGIGGLKQHHNYIGGLAEHTLNVMYMAKTLAYRYDCRHKEIAILAAKLHDIGKVEEYFVDGPFSVTMRGDMEGHIVIAISMLEDAFREGGEIYSQDFKDRIKGCLVQHHGKQEYGSPKVPNSEEAYIVHFADYVDATMNKISQIKDITQPNTWSEYDRRIGTRLFI; encoded by the coding sequence TTGAAAAATATATTTACAAAAGATTTAAATAAAGAAGAAAATATAAAAACAAATTTTATGATAATGAAAATCCTATCAAGGGACTATGGAAAAGTAACTGCATATATTGGAGATAAGACAGGAGATATAAAAGCTATAATAGAAGATGAAAATAATGAATTAAATGTAGGTAATGTAATTTATGTAGAAGGCAAGATAGATGGAATACTTGAAGTTGAAAAATTTAAAGTAGAAACAGAGTACAATATAGAAGATTATCTGCCAACAGTTAAAAGACCAGTAGAAGATATATTAAAAGAAATAGATAATATATCTAATGAAGAATTTAAAAGTCATGAAGTAATAGCTTTAAATAATTATTTCTTTGGAAATAATGAATTTGTAGATAAGTTCAAAAAAGGAATAGGAGGACTTAAACAACATCATAATTATATAGGAGGACTTGCAGAACATACTTTAAATGTAATGTATATGGCAAAAACTCTTGCTTATAGATATGATTGTAGACATAAAGAAATAGCAATTCTTGCAGCTAAGTTACACGATATAGGCAAAGTTGAAGAATATTTTGTAGATGGACCTTTTTCAGTAACCATGAGAGGTGACATGGAAGGACATATAGTTATTGCTATTTCTATGTTAGAAGATGCATTTAGAGAAGGTGGAGAGATATATAGTCAAGACTTTAAAGATAGAATTAAGGGATGCTTAGTACAACATCATGGTAAACAAGAATATGGTTCTCCTAAAGTTCCTAATTCAGAAGAAGCATATATAGTTCATTTTGCTGATTATGTAGATGCTACTATGAATAAGATATCTCAAATTAAGGATATTACCCAACCTAATACTTGGTCAGAATATGATAGAAGAATAGGAACCAGATTATTTATATAA
- a CDS encoding MATE family efflux transporter, which produces MINKYIIKEVLCISFPVVCEMLVFTLTSVFTLMMIGNFGGNEAVAAVGLGNGIIFTFSDILVSEGICIGIAPFVAKNMGARKYKMVEEYATIGFFLGVLISFFTSYLIFTFAEKILILLGAKGKILITSCMFTKITAIAMFFYMITNVIYAILRAIGNTYSPFLISSITALIKLILDVVLIFGLIINPLGILGAAIASVVSQMIGFIIALFYILFKSKVKLRIKYLFSLSMEKIKELLYLSIPSGLEEGTYSIGKLVGNYIIMYTGIVSFAAHQITSSIYCISDMIGFAFTTATTALVGIKRGARKYEEANKYVHNANFCAVFIMVILSLILFIMPKTIVSLFIGAEDEKVIMVASKCLIISAMELPTLSIFAVYSGALKGMGDTKSSFIISLISSWVIALPLTFYVIRILKLSLIYAWYISVLQSFIEAILVIIWYNYARKRT; this is translated from the coding sequence ATGATAAATAAGTATATAATAAAAGAAGTATTATGCATTTCTTTTCCTGTAGTTTGCGAGATGTTAGTTTTTACTTTAACGTCAGTTTTTACGCTTATGATGATTGGAAATTTTGGAGGAAATGAAGCAGTTGCAGCTGTAGGACTTGGAAATGGAATTATATTTACATTTTCAGATATATTAGTTTCTGAAGGAATATGTATTGGTATTGCACCCTTTGTTGCTAAAAATATGGGAGCTAGAAAATACAAAATGGTAGAAGAATATGCAACTATAGGATTTTTTTTAGGAGTATTAATTTCATTTTTTACTTCATATTTAATATTTACATTTGCAGAAAAAATATTAATTCTTTTAGGAGCAAAAGGAAAAATATTAATTACTAGTTGTATGTTTACAAAGATTACAGCTATAGCAATGTTTTTTTATATGATTACTAATGTTATATACGCTATACTAAGAGCTATAGGAAATACATATAGTCCCTTTTTAATATCTTCAATTACAGCATTAATTAAACTAATTTTAGATGTTGTATTAATTTTTGGACTAATAATTAATCCATTAGGTATACTAGGAGCGGCAATAGCATCAGTAGTTTCTCAAATGATAGGATTTATTATAGCGTTATTCTATATTTTATTTAAATCAAAAGTGAAATTAAGAATTAAGTATTTATTTTCATTAAGCATGGAAAAAATAAAAGAATTATTGTATTTGTCTATTCCATCAGGATTAGAAGAAGGTACATATAGTATAGGGAAATTAGTAGGAAACTATATTATTATGTATACAGGTATAGTATCTTTTGCAGCTCATCAAATAACTAGTTCTATTTATTGTATATCGGATATGATAGGATTTGCATTTACAACTGCTACCACTGCTCTAGTAGGCATTAAAAGAGGTGCAAGAAAATATGAGGAAGCTAATAAATATGTCCATAATGCTAATTTTTGTGCAGTATTTATAATGGTTATACTTTCGTTAATATTGTTTATTATGCCAAAAACTATAGTAAGTTTATTTATAGGAGCAGAAGATGAAAAAGTTATAATGGTTGCATCAAAGTGTTTGATAATTTCTGCAATGGAACTTCCTACCCTATCTATATTTGCTGTATATTCTGGAGCGTTAAAAGGTATGGGTGATACCAAAAGTTCATTTATTATTTCATTAATTTCAAGTTGGGTTATAGCACTTCCTTTGACTTTTTATGTTATACGTATTTTAAAATTATCACTAATATATGCTTGGTATATAAGTGTACTACAATCATTTATTGAAGCTATATTGGTAATTATATGGTATAATTATGCTAGAAAGAGAACATGA
- a CDS encoding HlyC/CorC family transporter, producing the protein MDPDSTWQLIILVILLLSSSFFSASETALMSINKLRVRHMIDEKIKGSEMLGRLIEKPGKLLSAILIGNNVVNIAASALATSLSITYFGDKGVGVATAIMTILVLIFGEITPKSIAAGNPEKVSLKVSKPIYFITVILTPLTSIFTLLTNKIVRIFGGRADMGKPHITEEELKTIVDVSHEEGVLEVEERKMIYNVFEFGDSQVKDVMVPRTEMISIDVDSTYDEVIEILKKEQFSRMPVYKDSTDNIIGVLHIKRLVFFDNSKHKFDIYKYMIKPYFTYEYKPTTELFDEMRKNRVAMTIVLDEYGGTAGMVTMEDLVEEIVGDIEDEYDNEQNDEIKLIKEDEYIVKGSTKIDEVNEMLQTNIESEDFDSIGGFVIGEIGRFPKKGEVIEFGNIKFIIEEIDNNRIKKLKILKNSNLKPEGGTLEGV; encoded by the coding sequence TTGGATCCAGACAGTACGTGGCAGTTAATTATTTTAGTTATTCTTTTATTATCATCATCTTTCTTTTCAGCATCAGAAACAGCATTAATGTCTATAAATAAATTAAGAGTAAGGCATATGATTGATGAAAAAATAAAAGGGTCAGAAATGCTTGGAAGGTTAATTGAAAAGCCAGGCAAATTATTAAGTGCTATATTAATAGGCAACAATGTAGTAAATATAGCTGCATCAGCACTTGCAACCTCTCTTTCTATAACTTATTTTGGAGATAAAGGTGTTGGAGTAGCAACGGCTATAATGACCATTTTAGTTTTAATTTTTGGAGAGATAACTCCAAAATCAATTGCAGCAGGAAATCCAGAAAAGGTTTCTTTAAAAGTATCAAAGCCAATATATTTTATTACAGTGATATTAACACCTTTAACTTCTATATTCACATTATTAACAAATAAAATAGTTAGAATATTTGGAGGAAGAGCGGATATGGGCAAGCCTCATATAACAGAAGAAGAATTAAAAACTATTGTTGATGTTAGTCATGAAGAAGGAGTTTTAGAGGTTGAAGAAAGAAAAATGATATATAATGTTTTTGAATTCGGAGACTCTCAAGTTAAAGATGTTATGGTTCCAAGAACTGAAATGATATCAATAGATGTGGATTCCACTTATGATGAGGTTATAGAAATATTAAAAAAAGAACAATTTTCTCGTATGCCAGTTTATAAAGATAGCACAGATAATATCATAGGGGTTTTGCATATTAAAAGATTAGTATTCTTTGATAATTCAAAGCATAAATTTGATATATATAAATATATGATAAAGCCTTATTTTACGTATGAATATAAGCCTACTACAGAGTTGTTTGACGAAATGAGAAAAAATAGAGTAGCTATGACAATTGTATTAGATGAATATGGTGGTACAGCAGGAATGGTTACTATGGAAGATTTGGTTGAAGAAATAGTAGGAGATATAGAAGATGAATATGATAATGAACAAAATGATGAAATAAAGCTCATAAAGGAAGATGAATATATAGTAAAGGGAAGTACTAAAATAGATGAAGTAAACGAAATGTTACAAACTAATATAGAATCAGAGGACTTTGATTCTATAGGAGGATTTGTCATTGGAGAGATTGGAAGGTTTCCTAAAAAAGGTGAGGTTATAGAATTTGGCAATATAAAATTTATAATAGAAGAAATTGATAACAATAGGATAAAAAAGCTAAAAATATTAAAAAACTCTAATCTAAAACCTGAAGGTGGAACTTTAGAAGGGGTGTAA
- a CDS encoding glycosyl hydrolase family 18 protein — protein sequence MVIYVVKPGDTIYSIGQQYGISANKIIKDNEVKNVNSLVVGETLVLLPEDKEHLVSAGESLYSIAKDYGTTVQSILDANPSITNPSAISIGEIIKIPSTKKIGTIEVNGYTYPNIDIEVLRKTLPSLTYLSIFNYEVKANGDLVNIPDEQLIQEARKAKVAPLMVITNIDQGKGFSSDILHSIFSSKEIQKKLTDNIIQTLKSKNYQGLNIDFEYVYPEDRENYNNFLTTLTKTLNDMGYTVNTALAPKTSANQPGILYESHDYKFHGSTVNHVIIMTYEWGYTYGPPMAVAPIDQVARVLSYAVTEIPSKKVFMSIPNYGYDWTLPYVKGVAAKTISNVEAVDLAVKTGATIQYDKTSAAPFFNYYDSLGRGHVVWFEDARSINEKLMLINRYNLGGVSYWTIGKYFPQNWLILNSLYDVKKVI from the coding sequence TTGGTTATTTATGTTGTAAAACCTGGAGATACTATATATTCTATAGGACAACAATATGGAATTAGTGCAAATAAAATAATAAAAGATAATGAAGTTAAAAATGTAAATAGTCTAGTTGTAGGTGAAACTTTAGTTTTACTACCGGAGGATAAAGAACATTTAGTATCAGCAGGAGAATCTCTTTACAGCATAGCAAAGGATTATGGTACAACAGTTCAAAGTATATTAGATGCAAATCCAAGTATAACAAATCCTTCAGCAATTTCTATAGGAGAAATTATAAAAATACCTTCTACTAAAAAAATAGGAACCATAGAAGTAAATGGATATACTTATCCTAATATTGATATAGAAGTTTTAAGAAAAACACTACCTTCTTTAACATACTTAAGTATATTTAATTACGAAGTTAAGGCAAATGGTGATTTAGTCAATATACCTGATGAACAATTGATACAAGAAGCACGAAAAGCAAAAGTAGCCCCACTTATGGTAATTACCAATATAGACCAAGGAAAAGGGTTTAGTAGTGATATATTACATTCAATATTTAGTAGCAAAGAAATACAAAAGAAATTAACAGATAATATAATCCAAACTCTAAAATCAAAAAATTACCAAGGTTTAAATATAGATTTTGAATATGTTTATCCAGAAGATAGGGAAAACTATAATAACTTTCTAACTACATTAACAAAGACCTTAAATGATATGGGCTATACTGTTAATACAGCATTAGCACCAAAAACAAGTGCAAATCAACCTGGCATATTATATGAATCACATGATTATAAATTTCATGGAAGTACAGTAAATCATGTAATTATAATGACTTATGAATGGGGATATACTTATGGTCCTCCTATGGCAGTAGCTCCTATTGATCAAGTGGCTAGAGTTCTTAGTTATGCAGTAACAGAGATACCTAGTAAAAAGGTATTTATGAGTATTCCTAATTATGGGTATGATTGGACTCTGCCATATGTAAAAGGAGTTGCTGCAAAAACTATATCAAATGTAGAAGCCGTAGATTTAGCAGTAAAAACGGGAGCTACAATACAATATGATAAAACCTCTGCAGCACCATTTTTTAACTACTATGATAGTTTAGGTAGAGGACATGTGGTATGGTTTGAAGATGCAAGAAGTATAAATGAAAAATTAATGCTTATAAATAGATATAATCTTGGAGGAGTTAGTTATTGGACTATAGGAAAGTACTTCCCTCAAAATTGGCTGATTCTAAATTCCTTATATGATGTAAAAAAAGTTATTTAG